From the genome of Pseudomonas yamanorum, one region includes:
- the sctT gene encoding type III secretion system export apparatus subunit SctT, whose product MDASLTAQFLEVAYPVISSASLAACRAMGVVVITPAFNRLGLTGMIRGCVAVAISIPMFMPVFDAMTSMPNHGSLFIAGLLIKEFLIGILIGLLFGIPFWAAEVAGELIDLQRGSTMAQLVDPLSTGESSVMSTLLTVMLITLFFMSGGFILMVDGYYHSYQLWPVTAFTPVFASSALLAVLSILDQIMRVGVLMVSPLIISLLVTDLMLAYLSRMAPNLHIFDLSLPVKNLFFSILMVIYIGFLIPLMLDQLAEFRGTVELLKTLAGME is encoded by the coding sequence ATGGATGCCAGCCTTACCGCACAGTTTCTCGAAGTCGCCTACCCGGTGATCAGCTCGGCCTCGCTGGCGGCCTGCCGGGCCATGGGCGTGGTGGTGATCACCCCGGCGTTCAACCGCCTCGGGCTCACCGGGATGATTCGCGGCTGCGTGGCCGTGGCGATTTCGATCCCGATGTTCATGCCGGTGTTCGACGCCATGACCTCGATGCCGAACCACGGCAGCCTGTTTATCGCCGGGTTGCTGATCAAGGAATTCCTGATCGGCATCCTGATCGGCCTGTTGTTCGGCATCCCGTTCTGGGCGGCGGAAGTGGCGGGGGAGTTGATCGACCTGCAGCGCGGTTCGACCATGGCGCAACTGGTGGACCCGTTGTCCACCGGGGAGTCGAGTGTGATGTCGACCTTGCTGACGGTGATGTTGATCACGCTGTTCTTCATGTCCGGCGGTTTTATCCTGATGGTCGACGGCTATTACCACAGCTACCAATTGTGGCCAGTGACCGCGTTCACCCCGGTGTTTGCCAGCTCGGCGTTGCTGGCGGTGCTGTCGATCCTTGACCAGATCATGCGCGTCGGGGTGCTGATGGTCTCACCGCTGATCATCTCGCTGCTGGTCACTGACCTGATGCTCGCGTACCTGTCGCGCATGGCGCCGAACCTGCACATTTTTGACCTGTCGTTGCCAGTGAAAAACCTGTTTTTCTCGATCCTGATGGTGATCTACATCGGCTTCCTGATTCCGCTGATGCTGGACCAACTGGCAGAGTTTCGCGGCACCGTGGAGCTGCTGAAAACCCTGGCGGGCATGGAGTAG
- the sctQ gene encoding type III secretion system cytoplasmic ring protein SctQ codes for MIVALADPLAPWLEHFDPALLTVHNQLHRRRHAWQGRCAGQDLSVAWAADPQPLKSPRDVQLLLGQSPVRLRLSAAAVEQVLVPLALQFDAQVLPSLPRSLLLELAVLDLIERLEPLLGHPVQLLEASDDARSYPVHLALTLTFGNTPPMAAQLDLSESAALLVAQLLEQHGRVQADPLPALRQTLSVLTGQQWLSLGELRSLRPGDVLMLEPGSGLLLDLEGRLQARCQRDGSSLQLQEPLKSPLLDMENTMTDVDAAAALDDLPLKLVCQVGSLELTLAQLRELGAGSLLQLNTPTVDGVDLMVNGRRVGQGQLVKIGDGLGVRLLSFATP; via the coding sequence ATGATCGTGGCCCTTGCCGACCCCTTGGCACCCTGGCTTGAACACTTCGACCCGGCGCTGCTCACGGTGCATAACCAACTGCACCGCCGGCGCCATGCGTGGCAGGGCCGTTGTGCCGGGCAGGACTTGAGTGTCGCCTGGGCCGCCGATCCCCAGCCGCTGAAATCGCCTCGGGATGTGCAGCTGCTGCTCGGGCAATCACCGGTGCGCCTGCGTCTGTCCGCCGCCGCTGTGGAGCAAGTGCTGGTGCCGCTGGCGTTGCAGTTCGATGCGCAGGTGCTGCCGTCATTGCCGCGTTCGCTGCTGCTGGAACTGGCCGTGCTGGATCTGATTGAGCGCCTCGAACCGTTGCTCGGCCACCCCGTGCAGTTGCTCGAAGCCAGTGACGATGCGCGGTCTTACCCCGTGCACCTGGCGCTCACATTGACCTTCGGCAACACCCCGCCAATGGCCGCCCAACTGGACCTGAGTGAAAGCGCCGCGCTCCTGGTGGCGCAGTTGTTGGAGCAACACGGCCGGGTCCAAGCCGACCCATTACCCGCGTTGCGCCAGACACTCTCGGTGCTCACGGGACAGCAATGGCTGAGCCTCGGCGAGTTGCGCAGCCTGCGGCCCGGCGACGTGTTGATGCTCGAGCCCGGCAGCGGCCTGCTGCTGGACCTTGAGGGCCGTCTGCAAGCTCGCTGCCAGCGCGACGGCTCATCGCTGCAGCTGCAGGAACCTTTGAAATCGCCCCTTTTGGACATGGAGAACACAATGACTGATGTCGATGCCGCTGCGGCCCTGGACGATTTACCCCTCAAGCTGGTGTGCCAGGTCGGCAGCCTGGAACTGACCCTGGCGCAGTTGCGGGAGCTGGGGGCGGGCAGCCTGCTGCAACTGAATACGCCGACGGTGGATGGCGTGGACCTGATGGTCAACGGCCGCCGCGTCGGCCAGGGCCAACTGGTGAAGATCGGTGATGGCCTGGGCGTACGCCTGCTGAGTTTCGCCACCCCATGA
- the sctS gene encoding type III secretion system export apparatus subunit SctS, translating to MGQDVFLSLMKQALMTVLMLSAPALGVAIIVGLSVGLFQALTQIQDQTLPQVVKLVAVLLTIVFLGPVLAGQVAELGSQVLDNFPLWTR from the coding sequence ATGGGCCAGGACGTTTTCCTGTCATTGATGAAACAGGCACTGATGACGGTGCTGATGCTCTCCGCGCCGGCGCTGGGGGTGGCGATTATCGTCGGCTTGAGCGTGGGTCTGTTCCAGGCGTTGACCCAGATCCAGGACCAGACCTTGCCCCAGGTAGTGAAGCTGGTGGCGGTGCTACTGACCATCGTGTTCCTGGGGCCGGTGCTGGCCGGGCAAGTGGCGGAACTCGGCAGCCAGGTGCTGGACAACTTCCCGCTGTGGACGCGCTGA
- a CDS encoding FliI/YscN family ATPase translates to MNLNQLLPRLTERLSQARLRPMQGTVLSIRGVLLRASVAGASIGELCHLRDPVSGRSLSAEVIGFDGDEAILSPIGSMEGLSTRTQIIATGESLGVAVGDAQLGRVINPMGEFLDGDGVPPTLNLQTYPLHAEPPAPFSRQLIVRSMALGIRSIDGLLTLAQGQRMGIFGEPGVGKSSLLASIIRNSEADVIVIGLIGERGREVRELLDVQLDARARARTVAVVATSDRPAAERVRAAFVATTLAEYHRDQGRNVLLLMDSLTRFARAQREIGLAVGEPPTRRGYPPSFFATLPKLLERAGPGPTGSITALYTVLTEGDAASDPVAEEARSILDGHIALSAELAQRNYFPAVDVLRSRSRLMEQVAGEEHKRLAMRIRELMARYGEIEMLIRVGEYSAGSDPLADEAITRHGAIEAFLRQNADEPSSPEHTLTRMRQVLA, encoded by the coding sequence ATGAACCTCAATCAACTGCTGCCGCGCCTGACCGAGCGGCTGTCCCAGGCCCGTTTGCGTCCGATGCAAGGCACGGTGCTGAGTATTCGCGGGGTGTTGCTGCGGGCCAGCGTAGCGGGGGCGAGCATCGGCGAGCTGTGCCACCTGCGCGACCCGGTGAGTGGCCGCAGCCTCAGTGCCGAAGTGATTGGGTTTGATGGTGATGAAGCGATCCTGTCGCCCATCGGTTCCATGGAAGGCCTGTCGACCCGTACGCAAATCATCGCCACCGGCGAAAGCCTCGGTGTGGCGGTAGGCGATGCGCAACTGGGGCGGGTGATCAACCCCATGGGCGAGTTTCTTGATGGTGACGGTGTACCGCCGACCTTGAACTTGCAGACTTACCCCTTGCACGCCGAGCCGCCGGCGCCGTTCTCACGGCAACTGATCGTACGCTCCATGGCGTTGGGCATTCGCTCCATCGATGGGTTGCTGACCCTTGCCCAGGGCCAGCGTATGGGCATCTTCGGTGAGCCCGGTGTGGGCAAATCTTCGTTGTTGGCGAGCATCATCCGCAACAGCGAGGCCGATGTGATTGTCATCGGTTTGATCGGCGAGCGGGGCAGGGAAGTGCGCGAACTGCTGGACGTGCAACTGGACGCCAGGGCCCGCGCACGCACCGTTGCTGTCGTCGCCACCTCCGACCGCCCGGCGGCCGAGCGGGTGCGTGCGGCGTTTGTCGCCACCACCCTGGCTGAGTACCACCGCGACCAGGGCCGTAACGTATTGCTGTTGATGGACAGCCTCACACGATTCGCCCGGGCCCAGCGTGAGATCGGCTTGGCCGTGGGTGAGCCACCGACACGTCGCGGCTATCCACCGTCGTTTTTCGCCACCTTGCCCAAGTTGCTGGAACGCGCCGGCCCGGGGCCCACCGGCAGTATCACCGCGCTGTACACCGTGCTTACCGAAGGCGACGCCGCCAGCGATCCGGTTGCCGAAGAAGCGCGTTCGATCCTCGACGGGCACATCGCCCTCAGTGCCGAACTGGCCCAGCGCAACTACTTCCCGGCGGTGGACGTGCTGCGCAGTCGCAGCCGGTTGATGGAGCAGGTGGCGGGTGAGGAACATAAACGTCTGGCAATGCGTATCCGAGAACTGATGGCGCGTTACGGCGAAATCGAAATGCTGATCCGCGTCGGCGAGTACTCCGCCGGCAGCGACCCCCTGGCCGACGAAGCAATCACCCGTCATGGCGCGATTGAAGCCTTCCTGCGCCAGAACGCCGACGAACCCAGCAGCCCCGAACACACCTTGACCCGCATGCGCCAGGTGCTCGCATGA
- a CDS encoding type II and III secretion system protein family protein, with product MIRFCLLLLTLTSFFCSAQDIANGAQGSISLASGEGRILHFVAPVESVLVAEPGIADLQVVSPGVIYIFGKAPGNTSLIALGSDGKQLASLSLAVSSASQAVTAPMQELHPGNGAQISGAGNRLIAKGTVRSVGEATDLNALLNPQGQGFQSAVNTTEYAGAAQVNLRVRFAEVSRSELLHYGVNWNAMFSNGTFSFGLITGGPLAAATAGGLAAAGSGSGNTNIDGMLDALQANGILQILAEPNITAMTGQTASFLAGGEVAIPVPVNRDLVGIEYKSFGVSLLFNPTLLPNGRIALQVRPEVSSVVSGGTVDFGNFHVPSFSVRRADTRVEVGSGQTFAIAGLFQRESSQDIEKLPLLGDLPILGNLFRSKRFQRNETELVILITPYLVEPVRSRTLATPLDAQPATAAAAGPRSGGAFGFYMN from the coding sequence ATGATTCGTTTTTGTTTGTTATTGCTGACGTTGACCTCGTTTTTTTGCAGCGCCCAGGACATTGCCAATGGCGCCCAAGGCTCCATCAGCCTCGCCTCCGGAGAAGGCCGGATCCTGCACTTCGTCGCGCCGGTGGAATCGGTGCTGGTAGCCGAGCCGGGGATTGCCGACCTACAAGTGGTGTCGCCCGGTGTGATCTACATCTTCGGCAAGGCCCCGGGCAATACCAGCCTGATTGCCCTCGGCAGCGACGGCAAACAGCTTGCCAGCCTGAGCCTGGCGGTCAGTAGCGCGTCCCAGGCAGTGACCGCGCCGATGCAGGAATTGCATCCCGGCAATGGCGCGCAGATCAGCGGCGCCGGCAACCGCTTGATCGCCAAGGGCACGGTGCGCAGCGTGGGCGAGGCGACGGATTTGAATGCCTTGCTCAACCCCCAGGGCCAGGGTTTTCAGAGTGCGGTCAACACCACTGAATATGCCGGTGCGGCCCAGGTCAATTTGCGGGTGCGGTTCGCTGAAGTGTCCCGCTCGGAGCTGTTGCACTACGGCGTGAACTGGAACGCCATGTTCAGCAACGGCACGTTTTCCTTCGGCCTGATCACCGGTGGGCCGCTGGCAGCGGCGACTGCGGGTGGACTGGCAGCGGCGGGCAGCGGTTCGGGCAACACCAATATCGACGGCATGCTCGATGCGTTGCAGGCCAACGGGATTCTGCAAATTCTGGCCGAGCCGAATATCACCGCCATGACCGGGCAGACCGCGAGCTTCCTGGCGGGCGGCGAAGTGGCGATTCCGGTACCGGTGAATCGGGATCTGGTGGGGATTGAATACAAGTCGTTCGGCGTGTCGCTGCTGTTCAATCCGACCCTGCTGCCCAACGGCCGGATCGCCCTGCAAGTGCGCCCGGAGGTCAGCAGTGTGGTGAGTGGCGGAACGGTGGATTTCGGCAATTTCCATGTGCCGTCGTTCAGCGTGCGCCGCGCCGATACGCGGGTGGAAGTGGGCAGCGGGCAGACGTTTGCGATTGCCGGGCTGTTCCAGCGTGAGAGCAGCCAGGACATCGAGAAGCTGCCGTTGCTGGGGGATCTGCCGATCCTGGGCAACCTGTTTCGCTCCAAGCGTTTCCAGCGCAATGAAACCGAATTGGTGATTTTGATCACGCCGTACCTGGTGGAGCCGGTGCGCAGTCGCACCCTGGCCACGCCGCTGGATGCACAGCCCGCAACCGCCGCAGCGGCGGGGCCGCGCAGTGGTGGGGCGTTTGGTTTCTACATGAATTGA
- a CDS encoding FliH/SctL family protein has translation MSELPNRPAARILRADEAALWTDGFAFVQAAKEHAEQIKADSDQWLHTARAEGFESARREGAEQVAQLLLETQAKVQHYLAGLEASLADLALGIVREVLGELDDTDRVVRCTRQALSAFRQGQALTLWVPPAEVNALRPQLLKDGIAVEADAQLGAGQARLSSPAGSVELGLEAQLQTLRRSLLPFAEEGVA, from the coding sequence ATGAGTGAATTACCCAACCGTCCCGCCGCCCGGATTTTGCGTGCCGACGAAGCGGCCTTGTGGACCGATGGTTTCGCCTTCGTGCAAGCTGCCAAGGAACACGCCGAGCAGATCAAGGCCGACAGCGACCAGTGGCTGCACACCGCACGTGCCGAAGGCTTTGAGAGCGCCCGCCGGGAAGGCGCCGAACAGGTCGCGCAGCTGCTGCTGGAGACCCAGGCCAAGGTCCAGCATTACCTGGCCGGGCTTGAGGCGTCGCTGGCGGACCTGGCCCTGGGCATCGTGCGTGAAGTGCTCGGCGAGCTGGACGACACCGACCGCGTGGTGCGTTGTACACGCCAGGCGTTGAGCGCGTTTCGCCAAGGCCAGGCGCTGACCTTGTGGGTGCCGCCGGCCGAAGTGAATGCCCTGCGCCCACAGTTGCTGAAGGACGGCATCGCCGTGGAGGCCGATGCGCAACTGGGCGCCGGCCAGGCCCGCCTCAGCAGCCCCGCGGGCTCGGTTGAGTTGGGGCTGGAAGCGCAGCTGCAAACCCTGCGCCGCAGCTTGCTGCCCTTTGCTGAAGAGGGCGTGGCATGA
- a CDS encoding type III secretion protein: MSLVERWQGLIAQPLKFVREQSLGECFGEGLPAEVLQALHGQPRFRSRLEQLLASHYQLAPLAHLVTPPAADLPVLLLSPGQFERLPRLCGAIWHASTLSREIRREVVNELREGLGQEAFALALANRQLGGAADLLREPAELIDAIDRDGLTCVAAWLQAQPAELQGWLPLRFVAPKGYSGRLPRDLEIVQTVAARLLAEELAHE; the protein is encoded by the coding sequence ATGAGCCTGGTGGAGCGTTGGCAGGGCCTGATCGCCCAGCCGTTGAAGTTTGTGCGCGAGCAAAGCCTCGGCGAATGTTTTGGCGAAGGCCTGCCCGCCGAGGTGCTGCAAGCCTTGCACGGGCAGCCGCGTTTTCGGTCGCGCCTGGAGCAGTTGCTGGCCAGTCATTATCAGTTGGCGCCGCTGGCGCATCTGGTTACGCCACCCGCCGCCGATTTGCCGGTGTTGCTGCTGAGCCCGGGGCAATTTGAGCGATTGCCCAGGCTGTGTGGCGCGATCTGGCATGCCTCGACCTTGAGCCGGGAGATCCGCCGCGAAGTGGTCAATGAACTGCGCGAAGGCCTCGGTCAGGAAGCCTTTGCCCTGGCCCTGGCGAACCGGCAGTTGGGCGGCGCGGCCGACCTGCTGCGCGAGCCCGCCGAGTTGATCGACGCCATCGACCGCGATGGCCTCACCTGTGTCGCCGCCTGGCTGCAGGCCCAGCCCGCCGAGTTGCAAGGCTGGTTGCCCCTGCGTTTTGTCGCACCCAAAGGCTATAGCGGGCGCCTGCCCCGCGACCTGGAAATTGTCCAGACCGTCGCCGCCCGGTTGCTCGCCGAGGAGCTTGCTCATGAGTGA
- a CDS encoding type III secretion protein, which produces MALLCLSVLFGASIAHADEEPEWFAKPYAYVLVDQDVRAALEEFGHNLDIPLVLSDKVRGKARSTVRAATAGEFLQTLCSTNGLTWYFDGNLLYLNASDEITTKLFKANALNLDQLQAYLNNLDVFGQQLSMRNGPEGDEVFVSGPPPYLALVQQHVDHLQPKANPPVVAREHGVRVFRGAQVSTETP; this is translated from the coding sequence ATGGCGCTCCTATGTCTGTCGGTGCTGTTTGGCGCCTCGATCGCCCACGCCGACGAAGAGCCCGAATGGTTTGCCAAACCCTACGCCTACGTTCTGGTGGACCAGGACGTACGCGCCGCCCTCGAAGAGTTCGGCCACAACCTCGACATCCCGCTGGTGCTCTCGGACAAGGTGCGTGGCAAGGCCCGCAGCACCGTGCGCGCAGCCACCGCCGGGGAGTTTCTGCAGACGTTGTGCAGCACCAACGGCCTGACCTGGTACTTCGACGGCAACCTGCTGTACCTCAATGCCAGCGACGAAATCACCACTAAGCTGTTCAAGGCCAACGCCCTGAACCTGGACCAGTTGCAGGCGTATTTGAACAACCTCGATGTGTTCGGCCAGCAGTTGTCGATGCGCAATGGTCCCGAGGGCGATGAAGTCTTTGTGTCCGGGCCGCCGCCGTACCTGGCGCTGGTCCAGCAGCATGTGGATCACCTGCAACCCAAGGCCAACCCGCCTGTCGTGGCGCGCGAGCACGGCGTGCGGGTATTTCGCGGTGCCCAGGTGAGCACCGAAACCCCTTGA
- a CDS encoding tetratricopeptide repeat protein: MTKHFLLAGSLLLAACSSTVPSDSDRSVKLANDLNKRGDYASAAALYERAAQQPGAGIDLWLKLGQARLDGNDAPGAERAFQQALGLQAHNAEALLGLGTAQLRLGKTQRAVTALGQAADASQSPVAYTRLGIAHVLNGQAVTAQTAFAKALSLQPDDLDSRCNLALAYALGGQSQQALDTIAPVTQSPRALPRHQRNELLVLVLAGYEQRVASLPLDDIPAAERARLITEANRIKGISDPVAQARELGLVDTH; this comes from the coding sequence ATGACCAAACACTTTTTGCTTGCCGGCAGCCTGTTGCTGGCCGCCTGTTCCAGTACTGTGCCGAGCGATTCCGACCGCTCGGTAAAGCTGGCCAACGACCTGAACAAACGCGGCGACTACGCCAGCGCGGCGGCGCTGTACGAACGTGCGGCCCAGCAACCGGGCGCCGGCATCGATTTGTGGCTCAAACTCGGCCAGGCACGGCTCGACGGCAACGACGCGCCCGGTGCCGAACGCGCCTTCCAACAAGCCCTCGGCCTCCAGGCGCACAACGCCGAAGCCTTGCTGGGCCTGGGCACCGCGCAACTGCGACTGGGCAAAACCCAACGCGCCGTGACCGCCCTGGGCCAGGCCGCAGACGCCAGCCAATCGCCGGTCGCGTACACCCGACTGGGCATCGCCCACGTGCTGAACGGCCAGGCGGTGACGGCACAAACCGCCTTCGCCAAAGCCCTGAGCCTGCAACCCGACGACCTCGACAGCCGCTGCAACCTGGCCCTGGCCTACGCCCTTGGCGGCCAGTCCCAACAGGCGTTGGACACCATCGCCCCCGTCACCCAATCGCCCCGCGCGTTGCCACGGCATCAACGTAATGAGTTGTTGGTGCTGGTATTGGCGGGATACGAACAGCGAGTGGCCAGCTTGCCGCTGGACGATATTCCGGCCGCTGAGCGCGCACGCCTGATCACCGAAGCCAACCGCATCAAAGGCATCAGCGACCCGGTTGCGCAAGCGCGCGAGTTGGGGCTGGTGGATACGCACTAA
- a CDS encoding EscU/YscU/HrcU family type III secretion system export apparatus switch protein yields MGDTSEEKSQPATDKKLKDARKKGQVAKSQDLVSGMVILFCTLCISILAPRAQAQVSALIDLTAQIYIEPFATVWPRVLDHAEQLVIGITLPVMAVTTGVVILTNIITMRGFVFSVEPIKPEFKRINPAEGFKKLFALRNFLEFIKGLIKVHVLAVAFYVVGRHALQALMESSRCGAGCIESTFFLVLKPLVFTVLAAFILVGGVDVLMQRWLFGRDMKMTRSETKRERKDIDGDPLIKSERRRQRQEMQALATKLGLGRASMMIGTTDGWVIGVRYVRGETPVPVVVCRASPEEALGMLQEAFDLGIPQAPDNNLAQAIARKTVPGDPVPDASFQAVADWLVAARLI; encoded by the coding sequence ATGGGCGATACCAGCGAAGAAAAATCCCAGCCGGCCACGGACAAAAAGCTCAAGGACGCACGCAAGAAAGGCCAGGTCGCTAAGAGCCAGGACCTGGTCTCGGGCATGGTCATCCTGTTTTGCACCCTGTGCATTTCCATCCTCGCACCCCGGGCCCAGGCCCAGGTCAGCGCGCTGATCGACCTGACCGCGCAGATCTACATCGAACCCTTCGCCACTGTGTGGCCACGGGTGCTGGACCACGCCGAGCAACTGGTGATCGGCATCACCTTGCCGGTGATGGCGGTGACCACCGGGGTGGTGATCCTGACCAATATCATCACCATGCGCGGCTTTGTGTTTTCCGTGGAGCCGATCAAGCCGGAGTTCAAGCGCATCAACCCGGCGGAAGGCTTCAAGAAGCTGTTCGCCTTGCGCAATTTTTTGGAGTTCATCAAGGGCCTGATCAAGGTGCACGTGCTGGCCGTGGCGTTCTACGTGGTGGGGCGGCACGCGTTGCAGGCATTGATGGAGTCGTCGCGGTGTGGCGCGGGGTGTATTGAGTCGACGTTTTTCCTGGTGCTCAAGCCGCTGGTGTTTACCGTACTGGCGGCTTTTATCCTGGTGGGCGGGGTGGATGTGTTGATGCAACGCTGGCTGTTTGGCCGGGACATGAAAATGACTCGTAGCGAAACCAAGCGCGAGCGCAAGGACATTGATGGTGACCCGCTGATCAAGAGCGAGCGACGGCGTCAGCGCCAGGAGATGCAGGCGCTGGCCACCAAGCTGGGGCTGGGCCGGGCGTCGATGATGATCGGCACCACCGACGGCTGGGTGATTGGCGTGCGCTATGTGCGTGGAGAAACGCCGGTGCCGGTGGTGGTGTGCCGGGCTTCGCCAGAGGAGGCGTTGGGGATGTTGCAGGAGGCGTTTGACCTGGGCATCCCGCAGGCACCGGACAACAACCTGGCGCAGGCGATTGCCAGGAAGACCGTGCCGGGAGATCCGGTACCGGATGCGTCGTTTCAGGCGGTGGCGGACTGGTTGGTGGCGGCACGGTTGATCTGA
- the sctR gene encoding type III secretion system export apparatus subunit SctR: MTGYQPNLIEIILVVATIGLIPLAVVTLTGFMKISVVLFLIRNALGVQQTPPNLVLYGIALILSVYVTTPLIGDMYRQVEGRDLNIEHVEQLKDLGDALRPPLQAHLARFANESERGFFVQATETIWSPEARADLRDDDLVVLIPAFVSSELTRAFEIGFLLYIPFLVVDLLVSNVLMAMGMSMVSPNLISIPLKIFLFVSLSGWSRLMHGLILSYG; the protein is encoded by the coding sequence ATGACCGGTTATCAGCCGAACCTGATCGAGATCATCCTGGTGGTTGCCACCATCGGGTTGATCCCGCTGGCGGTGGTGACCCTCACCGGCTTCATGAAAATCTCGGTGGTGCTGTTCCTGATCCGCAACGCCCTGGGGGTGCAGCAAACGCCGCCGAACCTGGTGCTGTACGGCATCGCGCTGATTCTCTCGGTGTACGTCACCACGCCGTTGATTGGCGACATGTACCGCCAGGTGGAAGGGCGCGACCTGAACATCGAGCACGTCGAGCAACTCAAGGACCTCGGCGACGCCTTGCGCCCGCCTCTACAGGCGCACCTGGCGCGGTTTGCCAATGAGTCCGAGCGCGGCTTTTTCGTGCAGGCCACCGAGACCATCTGGTCGCCGGAAGCCCGTGCCGACCTGCGGGATGACGACCTGGTGGTGCTGATTCCGGCGTTCGTAAGCTCGGAACTGACCCGGGCCTTCGAGATCGGGTTCCTGCTGTACATCCCGTTCCTGGTGGTGGACTTGCTGGTGTCCAACGTGCTGATGGCGATGGGCATGTCGATGGTCTCGCCGAACCTGATTTCGATCCCGCTGAAAATCTTCCTGTTCGTGTCGTTGAGCGGCTGGTCGCGCCTGATGCACGGTTTGATTCTGAGTTACGGCTGA
- the sctJ gene encoding type III secretion system inner membrane ring lipoprotein SctJ, with protein sequence MPSPNRALRLLLIGLLASLLQACDMDLYTNLSERDANAMVAVLLRDGIPATRKVQDNGQLKVVVDEQRFAEAMTLLDNAGLPQQSFSNMGEVFKGNGLVSSPVQERAQMIYALSEELSHSVSQIDGIVSARVHVVLPDNDLLKRVISPSSASVLVRYDPGTDINTLIPQIKTLVANGISGLSYDGVSVTAIKAAVSISQNPAQPRLTRFMGLWLLEDNLNQARLLFGGLLLVAIGACGVLARQQWARRQSQALYVLKEGE encoded by the coding sequence ATGCCAAGCCCGAATCGTGCCCTGCGCCTGCTGCTGATCGGCCTGCTCGCCAGCCTCTTGCAGGCCTGCGACATGGACCTCTACACCAACCTCAGCGAGCGCGACGCCAACGCCATGGTCGCGGTGCTGCTGCGCGACGGCATCCCGGCGACGCGCAAGGTGCAGGACAACGGCCAGTTGAAAGTGGTGGTCGACGAACAACGCTTCGCCGAAGCCATGACGCTGCTGGACAACGCCGGCCTGCCGCAGCAGAGCTTTTCCAACATGGGCGAGGTGTTCAAGGGCAACGGCCTGGTGTCGTCGCCGGTGCAGGAGCGGGCTCAGATGATCTATGCCTTGAGCGAAGAACTGTCCCACTCGGTGTCGCAGATCGACGGCATCGTCTCGGCGCGGGTGCATGTGGTGTTGCCGGACAATGACCTGCTCAAGCGGGTGATTTCGCCGTCGTCAGCCTCGGTGCTGGTGCGCTACGACCCGGGCACCGATATCAATACGTTGATCCCGCAGATCAAGACCCTGGTGGCCAACGGTATTTCCGGGCTGAGCTATGACGGCGTGTCGGTGACGGCGATCAAGGCCGCCGTGTCCATCAGCCAGAACCCGGCGCAACCGCGATTGACGCGCTTCATGGGCCTGTGGCTGTTGGAAGACAACCTCAATCAGGCGCGGTTGCTGTTCGGCGGTTTGCTGCTGGTCGCCATCGGCGCGTGCGGTGTGTTGGCCCGCCAGCAATGGGCGCGGCGCCAGTCCCAGGCGTTGTATGTGCTCAAGGAGGGTGAATGA